The Geovibrio ferrireducens genome window below encodes:
- the copZ gene encoding copper chaperone CopZ, producing the protein MEKAELKVDGMKCGHCKMAVEKALGGVAGVASVKVDLASKSVEVEFDGAKVSLEEIKETITDEGYEVKS; encoded by the coding sequence ATGGAAAAAGCGGAACTTAAAGTTGACGGAATGAAGTGCGGACACTGCAAAATGGCAGTGGAAAAAGCCCTCGGCGGCGTTGCCGGTGTGGCATCGGTTAAGGTGGATCTCGCCTCGAAGTCGGTAGAGGTTGAGTTTGACGGAGCAAAGGTGAGCCTTGAGGAGATTAAGGAAACGATCACTGACGAAGGTTATGAGGTAAAATCTTGA
- a CDS encoding M15 family metallopeptidase has product MNRRTFLKLAAALPAASCFLSAEDALGFVYPFPDGKSDPSADICRIEDGQKIYNSEYFKKIKEFNHSFKDDVIASPAEFALIQSCNGKLRELMKFVGFGNFNVLSYRDALSTMSLRGALAEFTPQEKNFMEEFFRRSASAYGFYGDRIFNSLYDEVKDRHVFKMPGTGHFIYKGKAEATYAKITADMKTLILTSGVRSIVKQAGLFLAKTVETKGNLSMASRSIAPIGYSYHGTGDFDVGIKGWGHFNFTDRFATTREYSRLLEEGYMRIRYDRKNPYGVRFEPWHVKVV; this is encoded by the coding sequence GTGAACAGAAGAACTTTTCTGAAACTTGCAGCCGCTCTCCCCGCAGCCTCATGCTTTTTGAGTGCTGAGGATGCCCTTGGCTTTGTGTATCCTTTCCCTGACGGAAAAAGTGACCCGTCCGCGGATATATGCCGCATTGAAGACGGGCAGAAGATATACAACAGCGAATACTTCAAAAAAATCAAAGAGTTCAACCACAGCTTCAAGGATGATGTGATAGCCTCTCCCGCTGAGTTTGCCCTCATTCAGAGCTGCAACGGCAAGCTGCGCGAGCTTATGAAGTTTGTCGGTTTCGGCAATTTCAATGTACTTTCCTACCGCGATGCTCTCAGCACCATGAGCCTCAGGGGAGCACTCGCCGAATTTACCCCGCAGGAGAAAAACTTCATGGAGGAGTTTTTCCGGCGCAGCGCATCTGCTTACGGCTTCTACGGGGACAGGATTTTCAACAGCCTTTACGATGAAGTAAAGGACAGGCATGTTTTCAAAATGCCCGGCACAGGGCACTTCATATACAAGGGCAAGGCGGAGGCCACCTACGCAAAAATAACCGCAGACATGAAAACGCTCATTCTCACCTCCGGTGTGAGGAGCATTGTGAAGCAGGCGGGGCTTTTCCTTGCCAAAACTGTGGAGACCAAGGGGAACCTTTCCATGGCTTCGCGCTCCATAGCACCCATAGGCTACTCATACCACGGCACAGGCGATTTCGATGTAGGCATAAAGGGCTGGGGGCATTTCAACTTCACTGACAGGTTCGCCACCACAAGGGAATATTCCAGACTCTTGGAAGAAGGCTATATGCGCATCCGTTATGACAGAAAAAACCCATACGGCGTTCGGTTTGAGCCGTGGCATGTTAAAGTTGTCTGA
- a CDS encoding OmpP1/FadL family transporter codes for MFRRLILVIAAVCFILPSAAFASGFAINEQGAKALGMGGAFAAQADDPTAVYYNPAGITQLDGTQVSLGFSLIRPTASFEGTYMGSPVSSETEDKTFVIPNLYITTKINDRLSFGFGSFITFGLGMDWKDDWAGSSLVGGKNAEIATYTFNPVLAYKVTNDLSLAAGLVYQRMDVTINSTTPYLPPTIPFPSESLDLEGDSDAWGWNIAAHYKLGENWRFGVSYRPEMKHEVEGTSKTKSQLANFQDIAGDFKADITLPAVTYVAAAWSNGKWTFELDGQYTEWSSYDELNPEGLSGIGVKPKNWKDVWAIRFGGQYKLNETVDLRAGIIRDYSPIPDEWVDPMLPSGDRWLYTVGAGFHIGKNFDLDIAYNYLDDENRKFDNEAGNVVKGVDATRIRGEFKDIDAHIFAANLTYKF; via the coding sequence ATGTTCAGGCGTTTAATTTTAGTTATTGCCGCTGTGTGTTTTATTTTGCCTTCGGCGGCGTTTGCGAGCGGTTTTGCGATTAACGAGCAGGGCGCAAAGGCTCTCGGTATGGGAGGAGCATTCGCAGCACAGGCTGACGACCCCACAGCAGTTTACTACAACCCCGCAGGTATCACCCAGCTTGATGGCACTCAGGTTTCACTGGGTTTCTCGCTTATTCGTCCCACTGCTTCTTTTGAAGGCACTTATATGGGCAGCCCCGTTTCAAGCGAAACGGAGGACAAAACATTTGTAATTCCCAATCTCTATATAACAACAAAAATCAACGACAGGCTTTCCTTCGGTTTCGGCTCTTTCATAACCTTCGGCCTCGGAATGGACTGGAAGGACGACTGGGCAGGCTCTTCTCTTGTTGGTGGTAAAAACGCCGAAATAGCCACATACACATTCAACCCTGTCCTTGCATATAAGGTAACAAACGACCTCAGCCTTGCAGCAGGTCTCGTTTACCAGAGAATGGACGTGACTATAAATTCAACCACCCCCTATCTTCCCCCTACAATACCTTTTCCCTCAGAATCACTCGATCTTGAAGGTGACAGCGATGCATGGGGCTGGAACATAGCCGCTCATTACAAACTTGGTGAAAACTGGCGTTTCGGCGTTAGCTACAGACCTGAAATGAAGCACGAGGTTGAAGGAACAAGCAAAACCAAGTCTCAGCTTGCTAATTTTCAGGATATAGCCGGCGACTTCAAAGCTGATATAACTCTGCCCGCTGTGACTTATGTTGCTGCTGCATGGTCAAACGGCAAATGGACATTCGAACTTGACGGCCAGTACACAGAGTGGTCTTCATATGACGAGCTTAATCCTGAGGGTCTTTCAGGAATAGGTGTCAAACCCAAAAACTGGAAAGATGTATGGGCAATCCGTTTCGGCGGACAGTACAAGCTTAACGAAACTGTTGATCTCCGCGCTGGTATAATCAGAGACTACAGCCCTATCCCCGATGAGTGGGTAGACCCTATGCTCCCCTCCGGTGACAGATGGCTCTACACTGTGGGCGCAGGCTTTCATATCGGCAAAAACTTTGACCTTGATATAGCCTACAACTACCTTGATGATGAAAACAGAAAGTTCGACAATGAAGCGGGCAATGTTGTGAAAGGTGTTGATGCCACAAGGATCAGAGGCGAGTTTAAAGACATAGACGCGCACATTTTTGCAGCCAACCTCACTTACAAGTTCTAA
- a CDS encoding response regulator transcription factor, translating to MTELNDLKNLSALFVEDDSYARRAMESILRNIFGQVIMADNGRNGLDVFGKSSVDVVITDLWMPEMTGFEMIAGMKQLNPELVVVVMSAYDVPDYEKRAENLGIFGFLKKPFTLSDFEAVLKKAGCRAAEIRRLTQ from the coding sequence ATGACTGAACTGAATGATTTGAAAAACCTGTCAGCCCTTTTTGTGGAGGATGACAGCTACGCCAGAAGAGCCATGGAGAGCATCCTGCGCAATATTTTCGGGCAGGTTATTATGGCGGACAACGGCAGGAACGGGCTGGATGTTTTCGGTAAATCCTCTGTTGATGTTGTGATAACGGATCTGTGGATGCCTGAGATGACCGGGTTTGAGATGATAGCCGGAATGAAGCAGCTTAACCCGGAACTGGTGGTGGTCGTGATGTCTGCCTATGATGTGCCGGATTATGAAAAGCGTGCCGAGAACTTAGGTATCTTCGGGTTCCTTAAAAAACCTTTCACCTTATCCGACTTTGAGGCGGTGCTTAAAAAGGCCGGATGCAGAGCCGCTGAAATCAGGCGCTTGACGCAGTAA
- a CDS encoding metal-sensitive transcriptional regulator: MKHADTLDRLKKIQGQIGGIIRMVEDGSYCIDIVNQISAVRGGLDKVTLMVLEKHLKSCVSSAIKEDHPDAAIEELMGTIQRYIK, from the coding sequence TTGAAACACGCCGATACTCTGGACAGGCTGAAAAAAATTCAGGGGCAGATAGGCGGCATAATCCGCATGGTGGAGGACGGCTCATACTGTATAGACATAGTGAACCAGATCTCCGCCGTGCGGGGCGGGCTTGACAAGGTCACGCTTATGGTTCTGGAAAAACACCTGAAAAGCTGCGTTTCCTCCGCCATCAAGGAAGACCACCCTGACGCCGCCATCGAAGAATTGATGGGCACTATCCAAAGATATATAAAATAA
- a CDS encoding NFACT RNA binding domain-containing protein, with the protein MDGLTLTKAVRLLNAEFAGSKLNRIGVTDDSLYLSLYSEGAKYIRIRCGDSPALFPADKCDGSQSDRLDALSGATLKSIDCRRYDRLVRFTFLKRRPSGKIIQYRLMAELIGRMSNAAVIDGEGTVLFLLNRSNADADRAFGIGEKYAAPKANKRLSLENHENCGNFAELAGFYPLTVKHAEKLRASGFSFAETCMYINSCILDDDRFYITENGKVIPFKSPEAEESINLAQYARILSGDAEIKKSGAAKKRLLKFYEKQRKKYTSLMAELEKELKEASLWRDTYEKGILLRDNLAEIDGRTGEMELSFYTETGVEKRIFVIPEGENPSALTGKLFRKAAKMERSVFRIEERIKEIEQFLEGIEEQIYFIENSAGEEELLALEDEMRRGDRTKSKQEIKQKQFMCFQLPCGKAYAGRNSVTNHRLVFQFAKPDDYWFHAQKIPSAHLILRCETQPDEDDILQAAAITAAFSKHKGEAKVTVDYTRKKHVKKPKGTPPGFVIYHKFGSVTVQPAQEEELDRLKTD; encoded by the coding sequence ATGGACGGACTCACACTCACTAAAGCCGTCCGTCTGCTCAATGCCGAGTTTGCCGGGAGCAAGCTGAACCGTATCGGCGTTACGGATGATTCGCTTTATCTGTCCCTTTACTCTGAGGGAGCAAAATATATCCGTATCCGCTGCGGCGATTCACCGGCGCTTTTCCCTGCGGACAAGTGTGACGGTTCACAGTCCGACAGGCTGGATGCTCTGAGCGGGGCCACGCTTAAATCCATAGACTGCCGCAGGTATGACCGTCTTGTGCGGTTCACTTTCCTTAAGCGCCGCCCCAGCGGAAAAATCATCCAGTACAGGCTTATGGCTGAGCTCATCGGCAGAATGTCCAACGCAGCCGTGATTGACGGTGAAGGGACTGTGCTTTTTCTGCTGAACAGAAGCAACGCCGATGCGGACAGGGCGTTCGGCATAGGTGAAAAATATGCCGCGCCGAAGGCAAACAAACGTCTCAGTCTGGAAAATCATGAAAACTGCGGAAACTTTGCCGAGCTTGCGGGTTTTTATCCGCTCACGGTTAAGCATGCGGAAAAGCTGAGGGCATCGGGTTTTTCGTTTGCAGAAACCTGTATGTACATAAACAGCTGCATCCTTGATGATGACAGGTTTTACATCACGGAAAACGGAAAAGTGATCCCTTTTAAGTCTCCGGAGGCGGAGGAGAGTATAAACCTTGCTCAGTATGCCCGTATTCTCAGCGGGGATGCGGAGATAAAAAAGAGCGGCGCAGCGAAGAAGCGTCTGCTGAAATTTTATGAGAAGCAGCGCAAAAAATATACTTCTCTCATGGCTGAGCTTGAAAAGGAGCTTAAGGAAGCCTCGCTCTGGAGGGACACCTATGAGAAAGGCATACTGCTGCGTGACAACCTCGCTGAGATAGACGGACGCACAGGGGAGATGGAACTCAGTTTCTACACCGAAACAGGGGTGGAAAAGCGCATATTCGTGATACCCGAAGGCGAAAACCCTTCCGCCCTCACGGGAAAGCTGTTCAGAAAAGCGGCTAAGATGGAGCGCTCCGTTTTCAGGATAGAGGAGAGAATCAAAGAGATAGAGCAGTTTCTGGAAGGCATAGAGGAGCAGATCTATTTCATAGAAAACTCCGCCGGCGAGGAGGAGCTTTTAGCCCTTGAGGATGAAATGCGCCGAGGTGACAGAACAAAAAGCAAGCAGGAGATAAAGCAGAAGCAGTTTATGTGCTTTCAGCTTCCCTGCGGCAAGGCATACGCCGGGCGAAACTCGGTCACCAACCATCGTCTGGTTTTTCAGTTCGCCAAGCCTGATGATTACTGGTTCCATGCGCAGAAAATACCCTCCGCCCATCTCATACTCCGCTGCGAAACCCAGCCGGATGAGGATGACATACTACAGGCCGCCGCCATAACCGCCGCTTTCAGCAAGCATAAGGGCGAAGCTAAGGTAACTGTTGACTACACAAGGAAAAAACACGTTAAAAAGCCCAAGGGCACACCGCCGGGCTTTGTTATTTATCATAAATTCGGTTCGGTAACTGTTCAGCCTGCGCAGGAAGAGGAGCTTGACAGGCTGAAAACGGATTAA
- a CDS encoding heavy metal translocating P-type ATPase, which translates to MKEESVKLSITGMTCSACSSRIERKLTKQKGISEVAVNLSTAKGRVVYDREILREEDIIRFIEDIGFGAAKEAGDPAEAERHTKIILILSVIFTLPMSLSMFDHVFGLNVFPLIFMNKWVQFVLASFVQFAGGWRFYKGAYANLKHGSTNMDVLVAMGTTTAYLYSVVSMFFDGHLYFEASAMLITLVLLGKYLEGIAKARTADALRSLMELGAKTAVVLHDGKEAEVGVESVMVGETLVVKPGTKIPLDGEIVSGSSYIDESMVTGESLPVLKETGAEVTGGTVNGGGTILVRVTRIGADTLLSRIIRMVEDAQAVKAPIQRMADVISSYFVPLVIIFALMAFTFWFFILGAGFTKAIIIFTSVIVISCPCALGLATPTSVMTATGRAASFGVLFKGGEHLEKLSRTDTLVLDKTGTVTEGRPAVREIETAPGFTKDEVLKFAAAAEMLSEHPLAKAVIEAAAGLELPAAENAVTDAGKGIKADVCGRTVTAGSRRLAEADFSSLEKQAEEFESLGRTLVYVTIDGQAAGLLAVSDKIKDGAAVLVEYAGKLGMEVFMLTGDTKKAAEAVAHEAGIRHVIAGVLPDGKKDVIEKLKADGRTVAMVGDGINDAPSLALADVGVAMGTGTDVAIETSGVTLLKGTMKELGIALKISRSAMTNIKLSLFWALIYNIMGIPLAAMGYLSPVIAGAAMSFSSVSVVLNALRLKRWSPDKYLRRVH; encoded by the coding sequence ATGAAAGAAGAAAGCGTAAAACTCAGCATAACCGGAATGACATGCTCTGCATGCTCATCACGAATAGAAAGAAAGCTCACTAAACAGAAAGGCATATCCGAAGTGGCCGTAAACCTCAGCACAGCGAAGGGGCGGGTGGTTTATGACAGGGAAATCCTCAGGGAGGAAGACATTATCCGCTTCATAGAGGATATAGGCTTCGGAGCCGCCAAAGAGGCGGGCGACCCGGCAGAGGCCGAAAGGCACACCAAGATAATCCTCATTCTTTCCGTTATTTTCACCCTCCCCATGAGCCTCTCCATGTTTGACCATGTATTTGGGCTCAATGTTTTTCCCCTGATTTTTATGAATAAGTGGGTGCAGTTTGTGCTGGCATCGTTTGTTCAGTTTGCGGGCGGGTGGCGGTTCTATAAGGGGGCTTACGCCAATCTTAAGCACGGCTCAACCAATATGGATGTGCTTGTGGCAATGGGAACCACAACGGCGTATCTGTACAGTGTTGTGAGCATGTTCTTTGACGGGCATCTGTACTTTGAGGCTTCGGCCATGCTGATTACCCTTGTGCTTCTCGGCAAGTATCTGGAAGGGATAGCGAAAGCCCGCACGGCGGATGCGCTCAGGAGCCTGATGGAGCTCGGTGCGAAAACCGCCGTTGTCCTCCATGACGGCAAAGAGGCTGAGGTGGGCGTGGAATCGGTGATGGTCGGTGAAACCCTTGTGGTCAAGCCCGGAACAAAGATTCCACTGGACGGGGAGATAGTCTCCGGTTCTTCTTACATAGACGAATCCATGGTTACGGGTGAGAGTCTGCCTGTTCTGAAAGAAACAGGAGCAGAGGTCACTGGCGGAACCGTGAACGGCGGCGGAACCATCCTTGTGCGTGTAACCCGAATCGGGGCGGACACCCTCCTCAGCAGGATAATCCGCATGGTGGAGGATGCGCAGGCGGTTAAAGCACCGATCCAGCGCATGGCGGATGTTATCTCGTCATACTTCGTGCCCCTTGTGATTATCTTCGCGCTCATGGCCTTTACCTTCTGGTTTTTCATACTCGGAGCAGGCTTCACCAAGGCAATTATCATATTCACCAGCGTTATAGTTATCTCCTGCCCCTGCGCTCTGGGACTTGCCACGCCGACATCAGTAATGACCGCAACAGGCAGGGCGGCCTCCTTCGGGGTGCTCTTCAAGGGAGGTGAGCATCTGGAAAAACTCAGCCGCACAGACACTCTTGTCCTTGATAAAACAGGAACTGTCACGGAGGGCAGGCCCGCAGTGAGAGAGATCGAAACTGCGCCCGGCTTTACAAAGGATGAGGTGCTGAAATTTGCCGCTGCTGCGGAAATGCTCTCAGAGCACCCATTGGCGAAGGCGGTTATAGAAGCGGCAGCGGGGCTTGAGCTTCCCGCGGCGGAGAATGCCGTGACTGATGCCGGTAAAGGGATAAAGGCGGATGTATGCGGCAGAACGGTGACAGCCGGAAGCAGGAGGCTTGCTGAGGCAGACTTTTCATCTCTTGAAAAACAGGCGGAAGAGTTTGAATCCCTTGGCCGGACTCTGGTTTATGTAACAATAGACGGACAGGCGGCAGGGCTGCTTGCCGTTTCGGATAAAATAAAAGACGGTGCGGCGGTCCTCGTGGAATATGCCGGAAAACTGGGCATGGAGGTATTCATGCTCACCGGAGATACAAAAAAGGCAGCCGAAGCCGTGGCGCATGAGGCGGGGATAAGGCATGTCATAGCCGGAGTTCTGCCGGACGGCAAAAAGGACGTAATCGAAAAACTTAAGGCAGACGGCAGAACCGTTGCCATGGTGGGGGACGGAATAAACGATGCGCCTTCTCTCGCCCTTGCGGATGTGGGGGTAGCCATGGGTACGGGTACTGATGTGGCCATAGAGACATCGGGCGTTACACTGCTTAAGGGTACGATGAAGGAGCTCGGAATCGCCCTGAAAATAAGCAGAAGCGCAATGACTAACATAAAGCTCAGTCTGTTCTGGGCACTGATATATAACATAATGGGAATCCCCCTTGCGGCAATGGGCTATCTCAGCCCGGTTATTGCGGGTGCGGCTATGTCGTTCAGCTCGGTTTCTGTGGTGCTGAATGCGCTGCGGCTTAAGAGGTGGAGCCCTGATAAATATTTAAGGAGAGTGCATTAA
- a CDS encoding type IV pilus twitching motility protein PilT codes for MPKIDAFFNHLMNEGGSDLHLSAGVKPQMRRHGELTEIPFKYDKLTNEMLTELLSEICQEEQWKKFLDKKDLDFAYEIPGKARFRANYYYQKRGMGAVFRIIPDTVLTVEQLGLPQQVLRFADYSRGLILVTGATGSGKSTTLAGIIDYINKNRPDHILTVEDPVEFVHKPARCLINHREVGAHTQSFAAALKAALREDPDVILVGEMRDLETIELAITAAETGHLVFGTLHTNSAAKTVDRIIDVFPEGRQAQIRAMLSESLKGVVCQQLFKRTDKPGRVAALEIMFVNSAIANLIREGKTFQIPSSIQTGKAEGMQLMDGAIKDLLTAGRISPEEAYAKCFDKKAFAKYLDTPPAEAEG; via the coding sequence ATGCCTAAGATAGACGCATTTTTCAACCATTTGATGAACGAGGGCGGCAGTGACCTGCACCTTTCCGCAGGTGTGAAACCGCAGATGAGAAGGCACGGCGAGCTTACGGAAATCCCCTTTAAGTATGATAAACTCACCAACGAAATGCTTACGGAGCTTCTTTCAGAGATATGTCAGGAAGAGCAGTGGAAGAAGTTTCTTGATAAAAAAGATCTGGATTTCGCTTACGAGATTCCCGGTAAGGCGCGCTTCCGTGCCAATTACTATTACCAGAAAAGGGGCATGGGCGCTGTTTTCAGGATAATTCCCGATACTGTCCTCACTGTGGAGCAGCTTGGTCTGCCGCAGCAGGTGCTGAGGTTTGCAGATTACAGCAGGGGACTTATCCTTGTTACCGGAGCGACGGGAAGCGGCAAATCAACCACCCTTGCCGGAATAATAGACTACATCAACAAAAACAGGCCGGATCACATCCTCACTGTTGAGGACCCGGTGGAGTTTGTGCATAAACCCGCCAGATGCCTCATCAACCACCGTGAAGTCGGCGCACATACACAGAGCTTCGCCGCTGCCCTTAAGGCTGCGCTCCGTGAAGACCCTGACGTTATTCTGGTGGGTGAGATGCGCGACCTTGAAACCATCGAACTTGCCATAACAGCCGCCGAGACGGGACACCTTGTCTTCGGCACTCTGCATACCAATTCCGCCGCAAAAACAGTGGACAGGATAATAGATGTTTTCCCCGAAGGCAGACAGGCGCAGATCCGCGCCATGCTCAGCGAATCCCTGAAAGGCGTTGTCTGCCAGCAGCTTTTCAAAAGGACGGACAAACCCGGCCGTGTCGCGGCACTTGAGATAATGTTTGTGAACAGCGCCATAGCCAACCTTATCAGGGAAGGCAAAACCTTCCAGATTCCATCCAGCATCCAGACCGGAAAAGCCGAAGGGATGCAGCTTATGGACGGGGCAATCAAAGACCTGCTTACTGCGGGCAGGATCTCACCGGAGGAAGCATACGCCAAATGTTTTGACAAAAAGGCGTTTGCCAAATATCTGGATACTCCCCCTGCGGAAGCTGAGGGTTAA
- a CDS encoding YhjD/YihY/BrkB family envelope integrity protein: protein MKNRTPFIHKFYIAVSRYMENELTNHAGAVAYYFLLSIIPIILLILTIFESFLDSHAAFSEDFFRLLSSFSPNLNREFLERFGLSSGAAGAVGLFGALNLLWTSRLIMASVQRAFDVIFPSPKNRNFIITAVISIVIIPAVFLLVTFFAGMRLVLGFISEMLMQSGVGAEVIGSLGGLGLMLPVFAAFVGAFICYRYLPVRRPSTSAAFSGALLFAFLLFVLKFAFSIMTGMAKMNMLYGVIGALIALLLWVYLVCQVFFICAEFVYVCDRTDILVINKVFSVHSEEKRNILERFFFGRNSSMMKRYSDFYPEGALLFNQGDTSREVYYVYKGRVDVYIEGAEKPIGIISEGNILGEMANLLGTPRTATAKAGEDSVIFKIEPEAFRELIGLNHRLSLRIINSLCERLKDMDEKLYL from the coding sequence ATGAAGAACCGCACACCCTTCATCCATAAGTTTTACATAGCCGTAAGCCGTTATATGGAAAACGAGCTCACAAACCATGCCGGTGCTGTTGCCTACTACTTTCTGCTTTCGATAATTCCCATTATTCTTCTGATACTTACCATTTTTGAGTCCTTTCTGGACAGCCACGCGGCGTTCTCTGAAGATTTTTTCCGTCTGCTCAGCAGTTTCAGCCCTAACCTGAACAGGGAATTTCTGGAAAGATTCGGCCTGAGCAGCGGAGCCGCCGGAGCGGTGGGGCTATTCGGCGCACTGAACCTGCTATGGACATCAAGGCTGATTATGGCCTCTGTGCAGAGGGCGTTTGATGTCATATTCCCTTCGCCTAAAAACAGAAATTTCATAATTACCGCGGTTATTTCCATAGTAATCATTCCGGCGGTGTTTCTGCTGGTAACTTTCTTTGCCGGAATGCGGCTTGTTCTCGGTTTTATAAGCGAAATGCTTATGCAGTCCGGAGTGGGGGCTGAGGTGATAGGCAGTCTCGGCGGGCTGGGGCTTATGCTTCCTGTGTTTGCCGCTTTCGTTGGTGCATTCATCTGTTACAGATACCTTCCGGTTCGCCGTCCGTCCACATCTGCTGCTTTCAGCGGGGCGCTTCTTTTCGCTTTTCTTCTGTTTGTGCTGAAATTCGCTTTCAGCATAATGACGGGTATGGCGAAAATGAACATGCTTTACGGGGTGATCGGGGCTCTGATAGCTCTTCTTCTCTGGGTATATCTCGTCTGTCAGGTTTTTTTCATCTGCGCCGAGTTCGTGTACGTCTGCGACAGAACGGACATTCTTGTGATAAACAAGGTTTTCAGCGTTCACAGCGAAGAGAAGCGCAATATTCTTGAACGGTTTTTCTTCGGGCGCAACTCATCGATGATGAAGCGCTACTCGGATTTTTACCCCGAAGGCGCGCTGCTCTTTAATCAGGGAGACACATCGCGCGAGGTTTATTACGTCTACAAGGGCAGGGTGGATGTGTATATAGAAGGGGCGGAGAAGCCGATTGGAATAATCAGTGAGGGGAACATACTGGGCGAGATGGCTAACCTGCTTGGAACCCCAAGAACAGCCACCGCAAAAGCCGGGGAGGACTCGGTTATATTCAAGATAGAGCCTGAGGCGTTCCGCGAACTCATCGGGCTGAATCACCGGCTTTCATTAAGAATTATTAATTCTCTCTGTGAAAGGTTGAAAGATATGGATGAAAAGCTATACTTATAA